One stretch of Tepiditoga spiralis DNA includes these proteins:
- a CDS encoding sirohydrochlorin cobaltochelatase, with protein MKKKFLILLIVGVFILGIAKKGILVVSFGTSNKDTRKVTIEAIESRIQKEFPEYEVRQAFTSKMIIRIIKKREGKVIDTTEEALAKMQKEGFNEVLVQPLHFLNGLEYNEMLDMVNEYKDKFKKIEVGTPLLTSTDDYFKVAEALKSQLPILTRNDAVVLMGHGTSHYTNATYPAFERTLEDTDVRGVYVGTVEGYPTLKDVIKKLKRDRIKKVILMPFMVVAGVHAHDDMAGETKDSWKNILEKEGFKVEIYMHGLGENKGIQDIYIQHLKNIM; from the coding sequence TTGATTGTGGGTGTATTTATTTTGGGAATAGCTAAAAAAGGTATTTTAGTAGTTAGTTTTGGTACTTCAAATAAAGATACAAGAAAGGTTACTATCGAAGCTATTGAAAGTAGAATTCAAAAAGAATTTCCAGAATATGAAGTTAGACAAGCTTTTACTTCAAAAATGATTATTAGAATAATAAAAAAACGTGAAGGAAAAGTAATTGATACAACTGAAGAAGCGTTAGCAAAAATGCAAAAAGAAGGATTTAATGAAGTTTTAGTTCAACCACTACATTTTTTAAATGGGCTTGAATACAATGAAATGTTAGATATGGTGAATGAATATAAAGATAAATTCAAAAAAATAGAAGTTGGAACACCATTACTTACGAGTACAGATGATTATTTTAAAGTAGCTGAAGCATTAAAGTCTCAATTGCCTATTTTAACAAGAAATGATGCAGTTGTTTTAATGGGACATGGTACAAGTCATTATACTAATGCTACATATCCAGCATTTGAAAGAACCTTGGAAGATACAGATGTAAGAGGTGTTTATGTTGGAACTGTAGAAGGATATCCAACATTAAAAGATGTAATAAAAAAATTAAAAAGAGATAGAATAAAAAAAGTCATTTTAATGCCATTTATGGTTGTAGCAGGAGTTCATGCACATGATGATATGGCTGGAGAAACAAAAGATTCTTGGAAAAATATTTTAGAAAAAGAGGGATTCAAAGTTGAAATATATATGCATGGACTTGGAGAAAATAAAGGAATACAAGATATATACATTCAACATTTAAAAAATATAATGTAA